A genomic window from Salvia hispanica cultivar TCC Black 2014 chromosome 5, UniMelb_Shisp_WGS_1.0, whole genome shotgun sequence includes:
- the LOC125188344 gene encoding mitochondrial substrate carrier family protein ucpB-like, translated as MANALKLPVADTSSEKATWVASPSHAFYHFGTSGAAVAAASSITHPLDLLKVRLQMQMVGQRGPLIGMRQLGLNVVKTEGLRALYMGLTPGLVRSVFYGGLRLGLYEPTLRLSEMALGSPNILTKVVVGAFSGALATAVTNPVEVLKVRMQMGRLTTKGPLQELRKMAADEGLTGFWKGAGPEMTRAAVFTASQLATYDETKRLVMRWTSLHDGFYLHLIASTVAGAASTIATAPIDVVKTRLMLQRESKLVGNYKNGLDCAYQLLMKEGPRGFYKGAFALFTRVGPQTTITFILCEQLRELVGLKAL; from the exons ATGGCAAACGCTCTCAAATTGCCGGTGGCTGACACCTCCTCTG AGAAAGCAACATGGGTGGCCTCTCCATCCCATgccttttatcattttggcaCCAGTGGAGCTGCTGTCGCTGCTGCTTCCAGCATCACTCATCCTTTAg ATCTTCTAAAGGTTAGGCTGCAAATGCAAATGGTTGGGCAAAGAGGCCCGTTGATCGGCATG AGACAACTTGGCTTAAACGTGGTAAAAACTGAAGGACTAAGAGCCTTGTACATGGGATTGACGCCTGGGCTAGTGAGATCGGTTTTTTATGGAGGTCTCCGTCTAGGCTTATACGAACCAACGCTGCGTCTCTCTGAAATGGCTCTTGGATCCCCCAATATCTTGACCAAGGTAGTGGTTGGAGCCTTCTCTGGCGCTCTTGCAACAGCAGTCACCAATCCGGTCGAAGTATTGAAG GTGCGGATGCAGATGGGGAGATTGACGACTAAAGGGCCGTTGCAGGAGCTGCGGAAGATGGCTGCAGATGAGGGCTTGACCGGCTTCTGGAAAGGGGCCGGCCCTGAAATGACCAGAGCTGCTGTCTTCACCGCCTCACAGCTTGCTACTTATGATGAAACCAAGAGG CTCGTGATGAGATGGACTTCGCTCCACGATGGATTCTATCTGCATCTCAT TGCAAGCACCGTGGCTGGGGCTGCGAGCACCATTGCAACGGCACCCATCGATGTGGTCAAGACGAGACTTATGCTTCAACGAGAGTCCAAACTTGTTGGAAACTATAAAAATGGACTTGATTGTGCTTACCAG CTTCTAATGAAAGAAGGTCCACGAGGTTTCTACAAGGG GGCGTTTGCATTGTTCACGAGAGTTGGCCCCCAAACAACAATCACCTTCATCCTCTGCGAGCAGCTACGAGAACTCGTGGGACTCAAGGCACTATAA